Proteins encoded in a region of the Clostridium beijerinckii genome:
- a CDS encoding TrlF family AAA-like ATPase translates to MGIAKWWKIDFHTHTPESRCFYNKSVTGKDWINAALDSGLNAVVVTDHNSVGWIGTLRKAREEIIKENNKRDLFIFPGVELCVGTSLTHILVVFDPKMETEDIEQFIIRCGLTKNMWTDTTKSVREDILADLIKEYDKRVLVIPAHFNKNKGLCKELGQNGTAKFVDLIRIDAIEVRDEDDINEFNNKVRNKAIPKVATITGSDNPGKNPAEHDIVNFGKAYTWIKISEPSIEALRQVLLDPDTRRYCVLRSEEESQHNPNDVTQNYIAGIQIKNLKHVDNLDFKFSPNLNCIIGGRGSGKSTIVEMIRLALKKYDDRNIKEYKLINNTYQDSSCVNLFYNFGDFNKYGISVSGKKNKKKWDYENEEGITDEYPEFPISIFSQKEIYCLVEDDENPEKSNDSPLLRIIDENIITEKINIDERIGKCKQELTQLSQQLISIRNQLRDIPKIKAEIELGNSKLEKFKNSGILEKRDEISCLSNIYDTIRASLIRYKDFIDETNIQIERLHTSVFKDINSLVINDEMQILDYTVDAINNINNEIINSLRKNNDIIDVITERIYNSELKAKLDEKKVLYDSIISQVNGIDVNNYNQIEVKNREQINKLNNLLKLKPEEDELIERIEEKIVEYIKLWRELFDTRYKIVNEINGNATNIKINLHFLSHGKRWLHNLRKDLGKIGTFDDNFMIIYNEIFNNDILNINRLHEWFKFVLTSDNGDIKCYLGNDINIDPRFENIWLEKFKDGILYTLFNFIPEDRVEIKIINDGQQIGINEGSPGQKSAAILAFILNQGNQPLIIDQPEDDLDNSLIMDLIVENIRKLKKHRQIIIVTHNANIPVLGDAEGIIMLNRNQVGKVIFKDGKKTGCIEEKMIKEGICNIMEGGITAFKKRESKYKYIK, encoded by the coding sequence ATGGGAATAGCAAAGTGGTGGAAAATAGACTTTCATACACATACACCTGAAAGTCGCTGCTTTTATAACAAAAGCGTTACAGGAAAAGATTGGATTAATGCAGCACTTGATTCGGGATTAAATGCTGTAGTCGTAACAGATCATAATTCTGTGGGATGGATAGGAACATTAAGAAAGGCAAGAGAAGAGATTATTAAAGAAAATAATAAAAGAGATCTATTTATATTTCCAGGCGTTGAACTATGTGTTGGGACAAGTCTGACTCATATTTTGGTTGTTTTTGATCCTAAAATGGAAACAGAAGATATTGAACAGTTTATAATAAGATGTGGTCTTACGAAAAATATGTGGACAGACACAACTAAATCTGTAAGGGAAGATATACTTGCAGACTTAATTAAGGAATATGATAAAAGGGTTTTGGTTATACCGGCACATTTTAATAAAAACAAGGGTCTTTGTAAAGAATTGGGGCAAAATGGTACAGCAAAGTTTGTCGATCTAATAAGAATAGATGCAATAGAAGTCAGAGACGAAGATGATATCAATGAGTTTAATAATAAGGTTAGAAATAAAGCTATTCCCAAAGTTGCTACTATTACTGGATCTGATAATCCGGGTAAGAATCCTGCCGAACATGATATAGTGAATTTTGGCAAGGCATATACATGGATAAAGATTAGTGAACCATCTATTGAAGCTCTTAGGCAGGTACTGTTAGACCCTGATACAAGAAGATATTGTGTATTAAGGAGCGAAGAAGAATCTCAACATAATCCAAATGATGTTACTCAGAATTATATAGCTGGCATACAAATAAAAAATCTTAAGCACGTAGATAATTTAGATTTTAAATTTTCTCCAAATTTAAATTGTATAATTGGTGGCAGAGGATCTGGTAAATCGACAATAGTTGAAATGATCAGACTTGCATTGAAGAAATATGATGATAGGAATATAAAAGAATATAAATTAATAAATAATACATATCAGGATAGCTCATGTGTAAACTTATTCTATAATTTTGGAGACTTTAATAAATATGGTATTAGTGTAAGTGGTAAAAAAAATAAAAAGAAATGGGATTATGAAAATGAAGAAGGTATAACTGATGAATATCCTGAATTTCCAATTTCAATATTTAGTCAAAAAGAAATCTATTGTTTAGTTGAAGATGATGAAAATCCAGAAAAATCTAACGATAGTCCATTGCTAAGAATTATTGATGAAAATATTATCACAGAAAAAATTAATATTGATGAAAGGATTGGTAAGTGTAAGCAGGAACTCACTCAATTATCTCAACAATTAATTTCAATTAGAAATCAGTTAAGGGATATTCCTAAAATTAAGGCAGAGATAGAACTTGGAAATAGTAAGCTTGAAAAGTTTAAAAACTCTGGGATTTTAGAAAAACGAGATGAGATATCATGTCTATCTAATATATATGATACTATAAGAGCTAGTTTAATTAGATACAAAGATTTTATTGATGAAACTAATATACAAATAGAGAGATTACATACTAGTGTTTTTAAGGATATTAATAGTTTAGTAATAAATGACGAAATGCAAATACTCGATTATACAGTAGACGCTATTAATAATATAAATAATGAAATAATTAATTCATTACGCAAAAATAATGATATCATTGATGTAATTACTGAAAGAATATATAACTCTGAATTAAAAGCTAAGTTAGATGAAAAAAAAGTTCTATATGATTCAATTATATCGCAAGTTAACGGAATAGATGTTAATAATTACAATCAGATTGAGGTGAAGAACAGAGAACAGATAAATAAATTAAATAATTTGTTAAAACTAAAACCAGAAGAAGATGAATTAATTGAAAGAATTGAAGAAAAAATTGTTGAGTATATAAAGCTTTGGAGAGAGTTATTTGATACTCGATATAAAATAGTGAATGAGATAAATGGTAATGCAACTAATATTAAAATTAATTTACACTTTCTATCTCATGGTAAAAGATGGCTTCATAACCTAAGGAAAGACCTAGGTAAAATAGGTACTTTTGATGATAATTTTATGATAATATATAACGAAATATTTAATAATGATATATTAAATATAAATAGATTACATGAATGGTTTAAATTTGTGTTAACTAGTGATAATGGAGACATAAAGTGTTATTTGGGGAATGATATTAATATAGATCCAAGGTTTGAGAATATATGGCTTGAAAAATTTAAAGACGGAATTTTATATACATTATTTAATTTTATTCCTGAAGATAGAGTGGAGATAAAGATTATAAATGATGGGCAACAAATAGGAATAAATGAGGGATCGCCAGGACAAAAGAGTGCTGCGATACTTGCATTTATATTAAATCAAGGTAATCAACCTCTTATAATAGATCAACCAGAAGATGATTTAGATAATAGTTTAATTATGGATTTGATTGTTGAAAATATAAGGAAATTAAAGAAGCATAGACAAATAATCATTGTAACTCATAATGCAAACATTCCTGTACTTGGTGATGCAGAAGGCATTATTATGCTAAACAGAAATCAAGTAGGCAAGGTCATATTTAAGGATGGAAAAAAAACTGGATGCATTGAGGAAAAAATGATAAAAGAAGGTATATGTAATATAATGGAGGGAGGAATTACAGCGTTTAAAAAGAGGGAAAGTAAGTATAAATACATAAAATAA
- a CDS encoding GIY-YIG nuclease family protein has product MSKKKINGMFLIHLKLTWDNVKSFFEYGEFYPGNNASFYDSDLHSNEIPYQFMGNEKGNYLFYVHDDVKNKYDNLEKEFMGDDIAKYISLLPINAMEMRIITVENEKVGVYAKGYRCRLSEVLLQSFKSIFLDTYVKYRNGKEWKIDESENAVLAFSVEKKIVVLYKLAINNGNNPETKIYKKCLIDMIRSQGFHAIDKQNAAMKSVDVEEKDGLKDYAKEEEKQLFLEETRWRSKEELKKIKRGDCKFVLYMLWDDNSKTYYIGKAADLRIRLDQHRNDKNDPIKKFTHFRYSKLNENYQHLIYMLEMHEIHTAGWILPTPFSESNSLQQFPSSPSDKLPNMINNKDKYHSPNIIP; this is encoded by the coding sequence ATGAGTAAGAAGAAAATTAATGGCATGTTCTTAATTCATCTCAAATTAACTTGGGATAATGTAAAATCATTTTTTGAATATGGAGAATTTTATCCAGGAAACAATGCCTCATTTTATGATTCTGATTTACATTCAAATGAAATACCGTACCAGTTTATGGGAAACGAAAAAGGTAATTATCTTTTTTATGTGCATGATGATGTGAAAAATAAATATGATAATCTAGAAAAAGAATTTATGGGTGACGATATTGCAAAGTATATTTCACTTTTGCCAATAAATGCTATGGAAATGAGAATCATTACGGTTGAAAATGAAAAAGTTGGTGTTTATGCGAAAGGATATCGATGTAGACTAAGTGAAGTGTTGCTTCAAAGTTTTAAGAGCATTTTTTTAGACACATATGTAAAGTATAGAAACGGTAAAGAATGGAAAATTGACGAATCAGAAAATGCAGTACTTGCTTTTAGTGTTGAAAAGAAGATTGTAGTTTTATACAAATTAGCGATAAATAATGGAAATAATCCAGAAACAAAAATCTATAAAAAATGCCTAATAGATATGATTCGTTCCCAAGGATTTCATGCTATTGATAAGCAGAATGCTGCCATGAAATCGGTAGATGTTGAAGAAAAAGATGGATTAAAAGATTATGCTAAAGAAGAAGAAAAACAGCTGTTTTTGGAAGAAACGAGATGGCGTAGCAAAGAAGAGTTAAAGAAGATAAAAAGAGGAGACTGCAAATTTGTACTTTATATGCTTTGGGATGATAATTCAAAGACTTATTATATAGGAAAAGCTGCAGATTTACGCATTAGATTAGACCAACATAGAAACGATAAGAATGACCCTATTAAAAAATTTACTCATTTTAGATATAGTAAATTAAATGAAAACTATCAGCATTTGATCTATATGCTAGAAATGCATGAAATACATACTGCTGGTTGGATTTTGCCAACTCCTTTTTCGGAGAGTAATTCGTTACAACAGTTTCCAAGTAGCCCTTCTGATAAATTGCCTAATATGATAAATAATAAAGATAAATATCATTCTCCCAATATTATACCATGA
- a CDS encoding ribonuclease domain-containing protein, whose amino-acid sequence MKKIFMHKISAVFILLLMFIGLFGCAATNKTAENKQQDNHVEATKSEDKKIDSSQDGDSKNKKIINDFQGVADYIHKNGTLPENFITKAQANKLGWKPGDDLSKVAPGKSIGGDIFKNAEKSLPDAPNRIWHECDINYNGGHRGDDRILYSNDGLIYSTSDHYKTFKLLYKGK is encoded by the coding sequence ATGAAAAAAATATTTATGCATAAAATCTCTGCTGTTTTTATACTTTTACTTATGTTTATAGGTTTATTTGGGTGTGCAGCAACAAATAAAACTGCTGAGAATAAGCAGCAGGATAACCATGTGGAAGCTACAAAATCAGAAGATAAAAAGATAGATTCTAGCCAAGATGGAGATTCAAAGAATAAAAAAATTATTAATGATTTTCAAGGCGTTGCAGATTATATACATAAAAATGGAACTTTGCCTGAAAATTTTATAACAAAAGCGCAGGCTAATAAACTTGGATGGAAGCCAGGAGACGATCTTAGCAAAGTAGCGCCTGGTAAAAGCATAGGGGGAGATATTTTTAAGAATGCTGAAAAATCTCTACCAGATGCGCCTAATAGAATTTGGCATGAATGCGATATTAACTATAATGGAGGACATCGTGGGGATGATAGGATTCTTTATTCAAATGATGGATTAATTTACTCTACCTCAGATCATTATAAAACATTCAAATTATTATATAAAGGAAAGTAG
- a CDS encoding barstar family protein — protein MNKVVIQGSKLTDKNMLHQILKQELKLPAHYGENLDALWDCLTADVQLPVTIEWVDFQKSKDLLGDYAENTLEIFNEAEKFTGGKLKIKIISNF, from the coding sequence TTGAATAAAGTAGTAATACAAGGCAGTAAGCTTACGGATAAAAATATGTTACACCAAATTTTAAAACAGGAATTAAAGCTTCCTGCTCATTACGGTGAAAACTTAGATGCACTCTGGGATTGTCTAACTGCTGATGTTCAATTGCCAGTTACAATTGAATGGGTTGACTTTCAAAAAAGTAAAGACTTATTAGGTGATTATGCTGAAAATACATTAGAAATTTTTAATGAAGCTGAAAAATTTACTGGAGGAAAACTTAAGATAAAAATTATTTCCAACTTTTAA
- a CDS encoding MurR/RpiR family transcriptional regulator, producing MFSYSQIKSLNDLEISVYNYIMDNKDKVRYMKIRELAVESHVSTTTILNFCKKVGCSGYSEFKLKFKLFIEEKEIKKVSEDNTEIIDFFKKTNTEEYDEKIEEIVKAILKAKRTIFIGSSMSGIVARYGARYLSSVGQFSLCIDDPYYPTTGKFYENSVVIVCSVSGESKDIIGHINRFKKDDCCIVSITNTENCTIAKMSDYNIPYYVPYVKVGIYDITTQIPIISIIERIGRKLQNRREESIQDE from the coding sequence ATGTTCAGTTATAGTCAAATCAAAAGTCTTAATGATTTAGAAATTTCTGTTTATAATTATATTATGGATAATAAAGATAAGGTCCGATATATGAAAATAAGGGAATTAGCAGTTGAATCTCATGTTTCAACTACAACCATATTAAATTTCTGCAAAAAAGTAGGGTGTAGTGGTTATTCAGAGTTTAAACTAAAATTTAAATTATTTATAGAGGAAAAAGAAATTAAAAAAGTAAGTGAAGATAATACAGAGATAATTGATTTTTTTAAGAAAACAAATACTGAAGAATATGATGAGAAGATAGAGGAAATTGTAAAAGCTATATTAAAAGCAAAGAGAACAATTTTTATAGGAAGTAGTATGTCTGGAATTGTAGCAAGATATGGAGCACGATATCTATCAAGTGTTGGACAATTTAGTTTATGCATTGATGATCCGTATTACCCTACTACAGGTAAGTTTTATGAAAATTCAGTTGTGATAGTATGTTCTGTGTCTGGTGAATCAAAAGATATTATAGGTCATATAAATAGATTTAAAAAAGATGATTGCTGTATTGTTAGTATTACTAACACTGAAAATTGCACTATAGCAAAAATGTCTGATTATAATATCCCATATTATGTACCATATGTTAAAGTAGGAATATATGATATTACAACTCAAATTCCAATAATCAGTATAATAGAAAGAATTGGAAGGAAACTACAAAATCGTCGAGAAGAATCTATACAAGATGAGTAA
- the ascF gene encoding PTS cellobiose/arbutin/salicin transporter subunit IIBC, which yields MAKDYALIAKTIAKNLGGISNIESVTHCMTRLRVCLKDDSKVNVDEIKKINGVMGYVNQGGQHQVIIGNNVSYVYKEVLKLGNFGEQSDVAKGIKKEKLTIKKVGTNILDALVSTMSPLIPAIIGGSMVKLVVMILSMLKVLPADSTTYTLLNAMGDAAFYFLPIMVAVSASKKFKTNTYLAVAIAGLMVHPDFMKLMVSASEGKEVTLAFIPIASVKYTYTVIPALCMTWILSYIERFVDKITPEVTKNFLKPAIIVLIAAPIAIGLIGPLGIWIGTAISGLVYFVHSKLGWVSVAIMGALWPLLVMTGMHRVFTPTILTTIAETGMEGMVMPSEIGANLSLGGAALAVAFKTKNKELRQTAIAAASSAIIAGITEPSLYGVALRFKRPLIASLISGGVCGAVAGIAGLASRSMAAPGLFTSVQFFDPQNPSSLIWIVGIMILAVVLSFVLTLIFGFEDIPAEDNIEIMGADNE from the coding sequence ATGGCAAAGGATTATGCATTAATTGCGAAAACGATTGCGAAAAATTTAGGCGGTATCTCAAATATTGAAAGTGTAACTCATTGTATGACTCGTTTAAGAGTTTGTTTAAAGGACGACTCAAAAGTAAATGTAGATGAGATTAAAAAAATTAATGGAGTAATGGGATATGTGAACCAAGGTGGACAACATCAAGTTATTATTGGAAATAATGTATCTTATGTTTATAAGGAAGTTTTAAAATTAGGAAACTTTGGAGAACAAAGTGACGTTGCAAAAGGGATAAAAAAAGAAAAGCTAACTATCAAAAAAGTTGGAACTAATATATTGGATGCATTAGTAAGTACAATGTCACCATTAATACCAGCAATTATTGGTGGTTCAATGGTAAAGTTAGTAGTAATGATTTTATCTATGTTAAAAGTACTACCAGCAGACAGTACTACATATACCTTACTGAATGCTATGGGAGATGCAGCATTTTATTTCCTTCCAATTATGGTAGCAGTATCAGCATCTAAGAAATTTAAAACTAATACTTATTTAGCTGTTGCAATAGCAGGACTTATGGTACATCCAGATTTTATGAAACTAATGGTAAGCGCATCAGAAGGTAAGGAAGTAACTTTAGCGTTTATTCCTATTGCATCCGTTAAGTATACGTATACGGTAATACCAGCACTTTGTATGACTTGGATATTATCATATATTGAAAGATTTGTAGATAAGATAACACCAGAAGTAACTAAAAATTTCTTAAAACCAGCGATTATAGTATTGATTGCAGCTCCAATAGCAATTGGACTTATAGGACCTTTAGGTATATGGATTGGTACAGCAATATCAGGTTTAGTTTATTTTGTTCACAGCAAATTAGGATGGGTATCAGTAGCAATAATGGGAGCTTTATGGCCACTACTTGTTATGACTGGTATGCATAGAGTGTTTACTCCAACTATATTAACAACTATAGCAGAAACAGGAATGGAAGGAATGGTAATGCCTTCAGAAATAGGTGCGAATCTTTCATTAGGAGGAGCAGCTTTAGCTGTTGCTTTTAAAACTAAAAATAAAGAGTTAAGACAAACTGCAATTGCAGCTGCTTCTTCTGCAATCATTGCAGGAATCACAGAACCATCACTGTATGGAGTAGCATTAAGATTTAAAAGGCCTTTGATAGCATCATTAATTTCAGGTGGTGTATGTGGTGCCGTAGCAGGGATAGCAGGACTTGCAAGTAGATCTATGGCTGCACCAGGTTTATTCACAAGTGTTCAGTTTTTTGATCCACAAAATCCATCAAGCCTTATTTGGATAGTTGGAATAATGATACTGGCAGTCGTATTATCTTTCGTATTAACTCTAATATTTGGATTTGAAGATATTCCAGCAGAAGATAATATTGAAATAATGGGGGCAGACAATGAGTAA
- the ascB gene encoding 6-phospho-beta-glucosidase translates to MSKYSFPEEFLWGGAIAANQAEGAYREDGKGLSTVDVIPHGINRMKVKLGLEEDLTLKDNEFYPSHEAIDFYHNYKEDIALMAEMGFKVFRTSIAWTRIFPNGDDSKPNEAGIKFYKDLFLECKKYNMEPLVTLCHFDVPMELVNKYGSWKSRKMISFFERYARCCFKEFDGLVKYWLTFNEINILIHSPFSGAGIYFKEGENKEQVKYQAAHHMLVASALVTKIAHEQNPENKVGCMLAGGDFYPYSCDPRDVWMAHTKDRENLFFIDVQARGKYPSYSKRVFAEKEVSIVMEENDLDILKNTVDFISFSYYASRCASKDMENQTEANVVKSIKNPHLEVSEWGWAIDPLGLRITMNTLYDRYEKPLFIVENGLGAKDTIEEDGSINDDYRIDYLRQHIIEMKEAMEDGVELLGYTSWGCIDLVSASTGEMSKRYGFVYVDKQDDGTGTLERKRKKSFYWYKKVIETNGECLI, encoded by the coding sequence ATGAGTAAATACAGTTTCCCAGAGGAATTTCTATGGGGTGGAGCTATTGCAGCAAATCAGGCTGAAGGTGCTTATAGAGAAGATGGAAAAGGTTTAAGTACTGTAGATGTTATACCACATGGAATAAACAGAATGAAAGTGAAATTAGGGTTAGAAGAAGATTTGACTTTGAAGGATAATGAATTTTATCCAAGTCATGAGGCAATTGATTTCTATCATAATTATAAAGAAGATATTGCTTTGATGGCAGAAATGGGATTCAAAGTTTTTAGAACTTCAATCGCATGGACAAGAATCTTCCCTAATGGAGATGATAGTAAACCTAATGAAGCAGGAATTAAATTTTATAAAGATTTATTTTTAGAATGTAAAAAATATAATATGGAACCATTAGTGACATTATGTCACTTTGATGTTCCAATGGAACTGGTTAATAAATATGGATCATGGAAGAGCAGAAAAATGATATCATTTTTTGAAAGGTATGCAAGATGCTGCTTTAAAGAATTTGATGGCTTGGTTAAATACTGGCTGACATTTAATGAAATAAATATACTGATACATAGTCCTTTTTCGGGAGCAGGTATATATTTCAAAGAAGGTGAAAACAAAGAGCAGGTTAAGTATCAGGCAGCTCATCATATGTTAGTAGCAAGTGCTTTAGTAACTAAAATAGCCCATGAACAAAATCCAGAAAATAAAGTTGGATGTATGCTTGCAGGAGGAGATTTTTATCCGTATTCATGTGATCCAAGAGATGTATGGATGGCTCATACAAAGGATAGAGAAAATTTATTTTTCATAGACGTACAAGCTAGAGGTAAGTATCCATCATACTCAAAGAGGGTATTTGCGGAAAAAGAAGTTAGTATTGTAATGGAAGAAAATGATTTGGATATATTAAAAAATACAGTAGACTTTATATCTTTTAGTTATTATGCTTCTAGATGTGCATCTAAGGATATGGAAAATCAAACCGAAGCTAATGTTGTTAAATCTATAAAAAATCCTCATTTAGAAGTTAGTGAATGGGGATGGGCCATTGATCCATTAGGTCTTAGAATAACTATGAATACGCTATATGATAGGTACGAAAAACCTTTATTTATAGTAGAAAATGGACTAGGTGCTAAAGATACAATAGAAGAGGATGGCTCAATAAATGATGATTACAGAATTGATTATCTTAGGCAGCATATCATAGAAATGAAAGAAGCCATGGAAGATGGAGTTGAACTATTAGGATATACATCATGGGGATGTATCGATTTAGTTTCAGCATCCACTGGAGAGATGAGTAAAAGATATGGATTTGTATATGTAGATAAACAAGATGATGGAACTGGAACTTTAGAGAGAAAAAGAAAAAAATCATTTTATTGGTATAAAAAAGTAATAGAAACAAACGGTGAATGTTTAATATAA
- a CDS encoding glycyl-radical enzyme activating protein, which yields MKDIKACIFNIQKYSIHDGPGIRTVVFFKGCPLSCLWCSNPESQDSKIQIICDKTKCTQCLHCIDVCQNNAISLNDNHIKIDSNNCISCFACKNFCPHKALSAEGEFLTLSHVMNEVMKDEIFYEESNGGVTLSGGEVLMQHEFASQLLKVLKEKNIHTAIETTGYTSNEIFSSFIDNVDLLLFDIKHYDREKHFKVTNVYNDLIIKNLKFAIDNGKDVIIRIPVIPNINSSLEDAKEFCKLLESVNAKKVNLLPFHQFGQKKYELLNKPYTFQNTQQLHEEDLLDYKNIFLKNGFDCYF from the coding sequence ATGAAAGATATAAAGGCTTGCATTTTCAATATTCAAAAATACAGCATACACGATGGTCCTGGAATCAGAACTGTAGTTTTTTTCAAGGGCTGTCCCTTAAGTTGCCTATGGTGTTCAAATCCAGAATCTCAAGATAGTAAGATACAAATCATATGTGATAAAACTAAGTGCACACAATGTCTTCATTGCATAGACGTTTGTCAAAATAATGCTATTTCCTTAAATGATAATCATATAAAAATTGATTCTAACAACTGTATTTCTTGTTTTGCTTGTAAAAATTTCTGTCCTCATAAAGCTCTTTCAGCAGAAGGTGAATTTTTAACCCTTTCTCATGTTATGAATGAAGTTATGAAAGATGAAATATTTTATGAAGAGTCAAATGGGGGCGTTACTTTATCTGGTGGTGAAGTATTAATGCAGCATGAATTTGCATCACAGCTTTTAAAGGTTTTAAAAGAAAAAAATATACACACAGCAATTGAAACTACGGGCTATACTTCAAATGAAATATTCTCAAGTTTTATAGATAATGTAGATTTATTGTTATTTGATATAAAACACTATGATAGAGAAAAGCATTTTAAAGTAACAAATGTTTATAATGATTTAATTATTAAAAATTTAAAATTTGCTATAGATAACGGTAAAGATGTCATTATTCGTATTCCTGTCATTCCAAACATAAACTCTAGTTTAGAAGATGCTAAAGAATTTTGTAAATTACTTGAGTCCGTTAATGCTAAGAAAGTAAACTTACTTCCATTTCATCAATTTGGGCAGAAAAAATACGAACTCCTGAACAAACCATATACTTTCCAAAATACGCAACAACTTCATGAAGAAGATTTATTAGATTATAAAAATATATTTCTTAAAAACGGATTTGATTGTTACTTTTAA
- a CDS encoding DDE-type integrase/transposase/recombinase: MINKFLLETVIYLIEIIKYLMTLLVGKNLLKSISDEPVKKEYRKLQVDDQPIFDVPEKLNYKLLIAEYEFKHGKEFAPVKPRKNKALAPKDVICPKCGAPHTYLYDNNGGRGQYLCKVCDTTFNPKNYYQKSIVLRCPHCSKTLERIKARKDFYVYKCKNDNCSFYQNNLKSMTKSEKQDFKKNPGKFKVRYIFRDFTFDFKPLSKESPVKSKVSLPNIMISSYTLGLILTYYVNYGLSSRKTAALLKDIHDIKISHQAILNYVNAVSIVVKPFIDNYDYKLSDSFCGDETYIKVNGKWNYIFFFFDAVKKIILSYRVSPHRDTETAVKAIDDVLSKLKEIPEDLNLITDGNPIYLLAQHFFASHSIKFDVTQVIGLTNKDEVSKEYRPLKQIIERLNRTFKGNYRATTGFGSPNGSVAFVTMFVAYFNFLRPHSALEGKTPVILEELESMSNMPTRWCKFIELSQDFVLNNCTITA; this comes from the coding sequence ATGATTAATAAGTTTCTTCTTGAAACTGTAATTTATCTTATTGAAATTATAAAGTATCTCATGACTTTGCTGGTTGGCAAAAACTTGCTTAAAAGCATTTCGGACGAACCTGTTAAGAAAGAATACCGAAAGCTTCAAGTAGATGATCAACCAATCTTTGATGTTCCCGAAAAACTTAACTATAAGCTTCTAATAGCTGAATATGAGTTTAAGCACGGCAAAGAATTTGCTCCTGTGAAACCTCGCAAAAACAAAGCGTTAGCTCCTAAGGATGTTATCTGTCCTAAGTGTGGTGCTCCACATACCTATCTTTACGATAATAACGGAGGCCGAGGACAATATCTTTGCAAAGTCTGTGATACCACATTCAATCCTAAAAATTACTATCAGAAATCCATAGTGTTAAGATGTCCTCACTGCAGTAAAACACTTGAAAGAATCAAGGCGCGTAAGGATTTCTACGTTTATAAGTGTAAGAATGATAATTGCTCTTTTTACCAAAATAATCTTAAATCAATGACAAAATCTGAAAAACAAGATTTTAAGAAGAATCCTGGTAAGTTCAAAGTTAGATACATATTTAGAGATTTCACTTTTGACTTTAAGCCACTTTCTAAAGAAAGTCCGGTAAAATCAAAGGTTTCTCTTCCAAACATTATGATTTCTTCTTACACCTTAGGACTCATTCTAACTTACTACGTTAACTACGGTTTATCTTCCAGAAAGACAGCTGCATTGCTTAAAGATATTCATGATATTAAAATATCTCATCAAGCAATTTTAAACTATGTTAATGCCGTTTCAATTGTAGTTAAGCCATTTATAGATAACTACGATTATAAACTTTCTGACTCTTTCTGCGGCGATGAAACCTACATAAAAGTTAACGGTAAGTGGAACTATATTTTCTTCTTTTTTGATGCTGTTAAAAAGATTATTCTATCTTACAGAGTATCACCACATAGAGATACCGAAACGGCTGTAAAAGCCATCGATGATGTTCTAAGTAAGTTAAAAGAAATACCTGAAGATCTTAATCTTATAACTGATGGTAACCCTATATATCTTCTTGCACAGCACTTCTTTGCAAGCCATAGTATAAAATTCGATGTTACTCAAGTTATAGGCTTAACCAATAAAGATGAAGTTTCAAAAGAATATAGGCCATTGAAGCAAATTATTGAACGTCTTAACCGAACCTTTAAAGGCAATTATAGAGCTACTACTGGCTTCGGAAGTCCTAACGGGTCGGTTGCATTTGTAACTATGTTTGTGGCATACTTTAACTTTCTAAGACCACATTCTGCCCTTGAAGGCAAAACTCCTGTAATCCTTGAAGAGTTAGAGTCAATGTCCAACATGCCTACTAGATGGTGCAAATTTATTGAACTATCTCAAGACTTTGTTCTAAATAACTGTACAATAACTGCCTAA